TCACGCATATAAATAGTGTATCGCTATTCTGTAATTTAGGGATAATTTTCTGTGATCCGTAACTTTTTATAGCTTGGTCCATGTTATCAGTCCAACTTTAGGTTATGATAGAAACTCAACCCATATAATAAAAGGATAGGATGAGATGATATATAAAAATAAATTGGTTGAACTAACAATAATTCACTGCATAAGAAGTTTAAAAAAATATGATATGAATGATCAAATACATATTGGTCCTTATTGTTAATCTTTCGATTTTTCGGTTGATATAGAGGTGATCTGCTTGATTTGTGTTGGATTAGAAGGAACTGCAGAAAAAACTGGTGTGGGTATCGTAAATTCTGAAGGAACTATCCTTGCTTCCAAAGGTAAAGCCCTTATTCCAGGGAAAGGCGGTATACATCCCCGTGAAGCAGCAGAACATCATGCTGAAAATTTAGTTCCACTTATTACACAAACCTTAGAAGAATCTGGGTTAACTATAGAAGATGTTGATTTAGTGGCATTTGCACGTGGCCCTGGTCTAGGGCCTGCACTGCGCACAGTGGCCACTGCAGCACGTAGCTTGGCACTTTCATTGGACGTTCCCCTAATTGGGGTTAACCATTGCATTGGCCATGTAGAGATAGGAAGATTGACAACGGGTTGTCAGGACCCATTAACTCTTTATGTTAGTGGAGGTAACACACAAGTTATTGCCTTTGATGCTGGGCGTTATCAAATTTTTGGAGAAACCCTAGACATTGCCATAGGAAACTGTTTAGATCAGTTTGCCAGAACTGTTGGACTGGGACATCCTGGAGGTCCTAAAATAGAAGAGTTAGCTCGCAAATCAGGAAATTACTTGAAATTACCATACACTGTGAAGGGAATGGACCTCTCATTTTCCGGATTACTCACTGCTGCTGTTCGTAAGTTCGAATCTGGTGCCGCTTTAGAAGATTTGTGCTACAGTTTACAAGAAACCTCCTTTTCAATGCTAGTCGAAGTTACAGAACGTGCATTAGCACATTCAAAGAAAAGAGAAGTTCTATTAGTTGGAGGGGTGGCTGCCAACAAGAGGCTTCGTGAAATGCTAAATATCATGGCTCAAGAACATTACGCTGATTTTTTCATGCCTGAAATGAAGTACTGTGGTGATAACGGAGCAATGATTGCTTGGCTTGGTATGATAATGCATCAACATGGAATTAAACAAAACATTGGCAATAGCAAAGTAATTCAACGTTACCGTACTGATGAAGTTGATGTTCCGTGGATGGAAAAATCTAGTCAAAAACTTCAACTCCCCCCTGAAATAATGGCTAAGGGAGCAGAAGCCAACATATACCAAGATCAATATCTTGAAGAAGAGGTTCTTTCTAAAAAAAGAATACCTAAAGGTTATAGAATAAAGGAAATTGACCAATACCTCCGAAAAAAGCGTACCCGCAAAGAAGCTAAACTTCTAGGTGAATCCAAAAGGTGTGGGGTAATCACTCCCCTGGTTTACCATGTAGATGAGGAAAACAGCACCATTATTCTGGAAAAAGTTAAAGGAAAGGATGTAAAGGAACTTTTTAGTGGAAAAAATAAACTAGAAATTTCGGAAATACTAGCCATTTCTAAGAGTATTGGAGTAAACGTGGCTCGTCTTCATAACTGTGGGATAATTCATGGTGATCTTACAACCAGTAACATCATACAAAGAAATAGAGAAAACCATCAAGAGGCAGATATAGTGTTTATTGACTTTGGGTTGGGAAAAAACTCCAATCTTGTTGAAGATAAAGGTGTGGACTTGTTGGTCTTTAAAAAAGCAATTAACGGAATACATCATGATATAAGTCAGGAATGTTTCAATTCCATACTTGAAGGTTACCAGGGAGCAGATGATTATAAAAAAATTGTAGCTAAAATCGAAGAAATTGAAAGTAGAGGAAGGTATACATCTTAGAGGCAAATATGTAATTATAACTTATAAGTTATAACTTATATTTTTTACATTATTCTGGAGTTAGAAAATGAAGGTAACCTTTATAACTGGTAATCAACACAAAGTAAAAGAAGCCCAAGGAATATTCCAGCAATTTGATATCAAACTGGAACATGTTGATTTGGGTTACCCTGAAATCCAGGGAAAACTGACAGATGTTGCCTGCTATGGAGCAACATATGCTGCCAATAAATTGAAAACCCCTGTCATTGTAGAAGATGCAGGATTGTTCATAAGGGCACTAGAATGGTTTCCAGGAACATATTCATCCTACGTTCAGAGTACACTGGGTAATGAAGGTATTTTAAAACTGATGAAAAATGTTCAAGACCGTTACGCTGAGTTCAGGTCGGTAGTTGGGTTTGCAACGCCCAAAACCGAGCCCGAGATTTTTTTAGGCGTAGTCGGTGGACATATAGTACATCATGAAAAAGGAAAAGAAGGATTTGCATATGATCCACTTTTCAAACCTGAATGTTATGATCAGACATTTGGAGAACTCACATTAGAACAGAAAAATGAGATCTCACATCGTCGGCGTTCACTGGAAAGATTTGCCAATTGGTACCGAGATTTCACAAGCAAGAAAGATTAATCTAAACTGTCCTAAACAAACCATAGATTAGCGTGATAGCAAAATCAAATAGTTAATGATTTATTGAGGTGATTAAATGGTAGAAAAACCAGGATGGGTTGAATATTCAACCGAAGAAATTGAAGAAATAATTTTAAAACTGAGAAAAGAAGGAAAATCATCCAGTGTCATAGGAGTAATTCTAAGAGACCAGTATGGAATCCCAGATGTCAAAAGTGTAACCGGAATGAAGATTACCCATATTTTAGAAAAACATGGTCAGACTGAAGAATACCCAGAAGATCTGATGAATCTGATCAGAAAAGCGGTTAACATTAGAGAACATCTCAAAGAAAATCCTAAAGACTTGCACACCAGAAGAGGACTGCAATTAGTCGAATCTAGAATCAGAAGACTGGTAAGATACTACACCAATGAAAAAGTTCTCCCCGAAGGATGGAAATACGAACCAAAGCAAGCAGCACTGCTTGTTAAGTAAAATTAGACCAAAAATTTTTAATTAAAAAATGAAAAACCAATAGAATTGATTATAATATAAGTCTAGTTTGAAACAATTAGCTAATCGTTTTACTGCTTCAGGTACGTTGTTAGACTACAGAGAACCTTTCAGTGGGCACTGCGCTTTTCAAAGTTCAATATTCATGAGTTGGATTAGTTTTAGCACAGTGCTACTATTATCTTCTTACAAACAAATACACTGGTGAAAAGCAGTAAATTGATGCTTACAGCTTCTTAGCAATACGACAGGTTATCTTTCAAGATACCCTTAAGGAATTATAACTGCCTGATTTAGCGATACCGATTTGATCTTTAATTCTCCTTGTATCACCAATGCTGGTGCAACTTTAATATCATCACTTAATCTGTATATATCGCAATTAACCTGCTCCTCAACGTCCTTCTTTTTCTAGTTCATTAACAATTTGACAAACAAGCTCATAATCAACTCAAGATCATAGCCAACTTGATAATCGTGAGCTTCAAAAAAATAAGAGTAATAACCTAAAATTTCTTTCTAAACTGTGTTGTAAGGAACATCTCTCACTTTAATACCCTTAATGGCTTAATTTTATCTCAAACA
This Methanobacterium sp. DNA region includes the following protein-coding sequences:
- a CDS encoding bifunctional N(6)-L-threonylcarbamoyladenine synthase/serine/threonine protein kinase, with translation MICVGLEGTAEKTGVGIVNSEGTILASKGKALIPGKGGIHPREAAEHHAENLVPLITQTLEESGLTIEDVDLVAFARGPGLGPALRTVATAARSLALSLDVPLIGVNHCIGHVEIGRLTTGCQDPLTLYVSGGNTQVIAFDAGRYQIFGETLDIAIGNCLDQFARTVGLGHPGGPKIEELARKSGNYLKLPYTVKGMDLSFSGLLTAAVRKFESGAALEDLCYSLQETSFSMLVEVTERALAHSKKREVLLVGGVAANKRLREMLNIMAQEHYADFFMPEMKYCGDNGAMIAWLGMIMHQHGIKQNIGNSKVIQRYRTDEVDVPWMEKSSQKLQLPPEIMAKGAEANIYQDQYLEEEVLSKKRIPKGYRIKEIDQYLRKKRTRKEAKLLGESKRCGVITPLVYHVDEENSTIILEKVKGKDVKELFSGKNKLEISEILAISKSIGVNVARLHNCGIIHGDLTTSNIIQRNRENHQEADIVFIDFGLGKNSNLVEDKGVDLLVFKKAINGIHHDISQECFNSILEGYQGADDYKKIVAKIEEIESRGRYTS
- a CDS encoding XTP/dITP diphosphatase, whose product is MKVTFITGNQHKVKEAQGIFQQFDIKLEHVDLGYPEIQGKLTDVACYGATYAANKLKTPVIVEDAGLFIRALEWFPGTYSSYVQSTLGNEGILKLMKNVQDRYAEFRSVVGFATPKTEPEIFLGVVGGHIVHHEKGKEGFAYDPLFKPECYDQTFGELTLEQKNEISHRRRSLERFANWYRDFTSKKD
- a CDS encoding 30S ribosomal protein S15, which codes for MVEKPGWVEYSTEEIEEIILKLRKEGKSSSVIGVILRDQYGIPDVKSVTGMKITHILEKHGQTEEYPEDLMNLIRKAVNIREHLKENPKDLHTRRGLQLVESRIRRLVRYYTNEKVLPEGWKYEPKQAALLVK